The genomic window ATCATACCACCCTCAAAGATTTGCCCATTGTGGTTGTAACATATATGGACTTGAGATTCTGTTTTCCTTTATCAAGTACAGACTCAACCCTGTTCACAATGCTTTCAATGTTCTCTGCAATTCTTTCTGCATCCATATCCCTTCTTCCCACTGCAACATGGAAAGTGAGTTTATCCTTGGAACGAATGCGAATAGAATTCTTAGAGGATTTTATCATGTCCGCCACGTTTTTATCTGGCGTAAGTGGGACAGGCATCTTACCTCTGGGACCGAGAATTGCACCAAGGGTTTTACCGATAAGTGGCATGTACTGCACTTCGGCAATGAAGAAGTCACATTCATTAGCAATGGCACGTGCGCGACTTTTGTCATCTGCGAGGTCATTAATATCTTCCTCGGTGAAAACATAGTCACAGCCCGCTTCCTTTGCCTGAAGGCCTACTTCACCCTTTGCAAAAACAGCGATCTTAAGGTCCTTGCCAAGGCCATTGGGGAGATAAATTTCTTCATCCACACGATATTTGGGCTGGCTCATGTCAAGGTTTTTTAAATTGATGGCAAGATCCACACTTTCCGCAAAATTGCGCTGTGGGGATTCCTCAAATAACCTTTCGACTGTGTTTAATATAGATTCTTCTACCATACTGTACCTCCCGTAGTGATCATCAGCCGCAAAGGCCTCCTA from Methanohalophilus halophilus includes these protein-coding regions:
- a CDS encoding 50S ribosomal protein L1, coding for MVEESILNTVERLFEESPQRNFAESVDLAINLKNLDMSQPKYRVDEEIYLPNGLGKDLKIAVFAKGEVGLQAKEAGCDYVFTEEDINDLADDKSRARAIANECDFFIAEVQYMPLIGKTLGAILGPRGKMPVPLTPDKNVADMIKSSKNSIRIRSKDKLTFHVAVGRRDMDAERIAENIESIVNRVESVLDKGKQNLKSIYVTTTMGKSLRVV